A stretch of Corynebacterium timonense DNA encodes these proteins:
- a CDS encoding TrkH family potassium uptake protein, whose translation MEQKSFPRRLGPARLTTAGFLALILVGTVLLCLPFSSADGQATAPLPALFTATSATTLTGLVVVDTGSHWSVWGQLIVLCLIQVGGFGIMSVATLTGMLITGRVSLRSRRSTAAEGRPISGEGVRATLVATLVLTAACEAVVAVTLGLRFAITYDMPALRAAWEGVFHAVSAFNNAGFGLRSDSLVSYNTDAWVLLPLAGALMIGGLGFPVLSELYSRAVHGPRRLSVTTRITLVGTLVLVVSATALVALSEWRGVLADMPLGVKLLNAFFSGVTPRTAGFNSVDYGQAHPITLMLTDIYMFIGGGSAGTAGGIKITTAIVLLGAMFAEFRGRGETVVAKRSVPASAVRQALTVAAAGLAAVALGVAALRVFDPEFTADQVAFEVVSAFATVGLSTGITAQLSAASQCVLCVLMFLGRVGPFTLVAALAAHNVARRFDYPKERPFIG comes from the coding sequence GTGGAACAGAAATCCTTTCCGCGCAGGCTGGGCCCGGCGCGGTTGACGACGGCGGGGTTCCTCGCGTTGATTCTGGTGGGCACGGTGCTGCTGTGCCTGCCCTTTTCTTCGGCGGATGGGCAGGCGACGGCGCCGCTGCCGGCGCTGTTTACGGCGACGTCGGCGACGACGCTGACCGGCCTCGTCGTGGTGGACACGGGCAGCCACTGGAGTGTGTGGGGCCAGCTGATTGTGCTGTGCCTGATTCAGGTGGGCGGCTTCGGCATTATGAGCGTGGCCACGCTCACCGGCATGCTCATCACCGGCCGGGTGAGCCTGCGGTCGCGGCGCTCGACGGCGGCGGAAGGCCGGCCGATCTCCGGGGAGGGGGTGCGCGCGACGCTGGTGGCCACGTTGGTCCTGACCGCCGCGTGCGAAGCCGTGGTGGCGGTGACCCTCGGGCTGCGCTTTGCCATCACCTACGACATGCCCGCCCTGCGCGCGGCGTGGGAGGGCGTTTTCCACGCCGTGTCGGCGTTCAATAACGCGGGATTTGGCCTGCGGTCCGACAGCCTGGTGTCGTACAACACGGACGCCTGGGTGCTGCTGCCGCTGGCGGGCGCGCTCATGATCGGCGGCCTGGGTTTCCCGGTGTTGTCGGAGCTGTATTCCCGCGCCGTCCACGGGCCTCGGCGGCTGTCGGTGACCACCCGGATCACGCTCGTGGGCACCCTCGTGCTCGTCGTGTCGGCGACGGCGCTGGTGGCGCTGAGCGAGTGGCGCGGGGTGCTGGCCGACATGCCGCTGGGCGTGAAGCTGCTCAACGCGTTCTTCAGCGGCGTCACGCCGCGCACCGCGGGGTTCAACTCTGTGGACTACGGGCAGGCGCACCCGATCACGCTGATGCTCACGGACATCTACATGTTTATCGGCGGCGGGTCGGCGGGCACGGCGGGCGGTATCAAGATCACCACAGCGATTGTGCTGCTGGGGGCGATGTTCGCGGAGTTCCGGGGCAGGGGCGAGACTGTCGTCGCTAAGCGGAGCGTGCCCGCGTCCGCCGTGCGGCAGGCGCTGACGGTGGCCGCCGCGGGCCTAGCTGCCGTGGCCCTTGGGGTGGCTGCGCTGCGGGTGTTCGACCCGGAGTTCACCGCCGACCAGGTCGCGTTCGAGGTGGTGTCGGCCTTTGCCACGGTGGGGTTGTCCACCGGGATCACGGCGCAGCTCAGCGCCGCCTCGCAGTGTGTACTGTGCGTGTTGATGTTTCTCGGGCGCGTCGGGCCGTTCACGCTCGTCGCGGCGCTCGCCGCGCATAACGTGGCCCGCAGGTTCGACTATCCGAAAGAAAGGCCGTTCATTGGCTAA
- a CDS encoding Pls/PosA family non-ribosomal peptide synthetase, which produces MSDVDKLLRSHLAPPPRTLIDVLVATATAHPEAAAIDDGEVITYAELVERVRDVAAQLHRAGIRRGDRIGVRMTSGTADLYLAILGTLWAGCAYVPVDADDPDERAEMVFGEAGIDGIFTDEGFRALTPPHAGDTEPPAIDDDCWIIFTSGSTGTPKGVAVTHRSAAAFVDAEARLFCQDDPLGPEDRVLAGLSVAFDAYCEEMWLAWGHGACLVPAPRSLVRSGQDLGPWLIRRDISVVSTVPTLAGLWPAEALDNVRLLIVGGEACSQELVDRLATPEREMWNTYGPTEATVVASAARLRPGEPVTIGWALDGWDLAVDGTELVIGGVGLARYLDPAKDAEKYAPLGDWERAYRTGDNVRVTEAGLAFIGRADDQVKIGGRRIELGEVEANVAALDGVYNSAVAVQTTGAGDKVLVGYVSLDDPARAWDVAAARERLAELMPAALVPRLHVMEELPVRTSGKVDKKALPWPLPASAEVAGMTETEAWLAGVWLDVLGMPVESRDADFFALGGSSLAAATLVARLRERVPTIAVRDLYDHPRLEALATFIDSLGAPAQTARERRVAPVGAGTRLAQTLIQVPVMTLQAATYVTWWAIVATALGWLRLDWVALAVAFVVLCTPLGRLHIGPLGARLIRGRIAPGDYPRGGVTHMRLWAAERWIQASGALSISGSTWVAYVARLLGATVGRGVDVHTLPPTTGLLTLGAGAAIEPEVDLSGYWLDGDTLRVGAISIGADARVGARSTLLPGTRIHVGAHVEAASTVTGDKPVKKNARWAGSPARKVGRSKHRFPDHRPSRRPWWVWAYGLTALGLALLPVAAGALGVAAVLALIAVTGGHPAVGALLFAPVGGVVCLGASIVFTWCGVRVLSRGIHPGVAPVRSVQGWKLWTITRLLDDARTRLFPLYAGALTPAWLRSLGATVGRDVEISTAVMVPVLTTVKDGAFLADDTLVGTYELGHGWVRTAETTVGKRAFVGNSGITGPGRKLAKNSLVAVLSSAPKKSKAGSNWWGSPPERMRRVEVEADGGEALTYRPSASVKRKRGVVETMRLLAPMGHAMIVAAFLVGVYYALVHLGFWAYALGGLIFMACGAAAVAMACVAKWVCVGAHRPGDHPLYSWFVWLNELQDQFIELVAAPWFFNHAYGTGEMNMALRALGVRVGRGAWIESYWFPETDLCSVGAGASVGPGTVVQTHLFQDRVMSLDTVTVAEGATLAAHSVALPASTIGAGATVRPGSLLMRGDQVPAGTQWQGNPIEPV; this is translated from the coding sequence ATGTCTGACGTCGATAAGCTGCTTCGAAGCCACCTCGCCCCTCCCCCGCGCACGCTTATCGACGTCCTCGTCGCCACCGCCACAGCCCACCCCGAAGCCGCCGCGATCGACGACGGCGAGGTCATCACCTACGCCGAGCTGGTCGAGCGCGTGCGCGACGTCGCGGCGCAGCTGCACCGGGCGGGCATCCGCCGCGGGGACCGCATCGGCGTGCGCATGACCTCCGGCACCGCCGACCTCTACCTCGCCATCCTGGGCACCCTGTGGGCCGGCTGCGCGTACGTGCCCGTCGACGCGGACGACCCCGACGAGCGCGCCGAGATGGTCTTCGGCGAGGCGGGCATCGACGGCATCTTCACCGACGAGGGCTTCCGCGCGCTCACCCCGCCGCACGCGGGCGACACGGAGCCACCCGCGATCGACGACGACTGCTGGATCATCTTCACCTCCGGCTCCACCGGCACCCCGAAGGGCGTGGCCGTGACCCACCGCAGCGCCGCGGCCTTCGTCGACGCCGAGGCCCGACTGTTCTGCCAGGACGACCCGCTCGGGCCTGAGGACCGCGTGCTCGCCGGGCTCTCCGTCGCCTTCGACGCCTACTGCGAGGAGATGTGGCTGGCCTGGGGCCACGGCGCCTGCCTCGTGCCCGCGCCGCGCTCGCTCGTGCGCTCCGGGCAGGACCTCGGCCCGTGGCTGATCCGCCGCGACATCTCCGTCGTGTCCACGGTGCCCACCCTCGCGGGGCTGTGGCCCGCGGAGGCGCTGGACAACGTGCGCCTGCTCATCGTCGGCGGCGAGGCCTGCTCGCAGGAGCTGGTGGACCGCCTGGCCACCCCGGAGCGCGAGATGTGGAACACCTACGGGCCGACCGAGGCGACCGTCGTGGCCTCGGCGGCGCGGCTGCGTCCGGGCGAGCCCGTCACCATCGGCTGGGCGCTAGACGGCTGGGACCTCGCCGTCGACGGCACCGAGCTGGTCATCGGCGGCGTCGGCCTGGCCCGCTACCTTGACCCGGCGAAGGACGCCGAGAAGTACGCCCCGCTGGGCGACTGGGAGCGCGCTTACCGCACCGGCGACAACGTCCGCGTCACCGAGGCCGGCCTGGCCTTCATCGGCCGCGCCGACGACCAGGTGAAAATCGGCGGGCGGCGCATCGAGCTCGGCGAGGTGGAGGCCAACGTGGCCGCCCTCGACGGCGTGTACAACTCCGCCGTGGCGGTGCAGACCACCGGCGCCGGCGACAAGGTCCTCGTGGGCTACGTCAGCCTCGACGACCCCGCCCGCGCGTGGGACGTCGCCGCCGCCCGCGAGCGCTTGGCCGAGCTCATGCCCGCGGCCCTCGTGCCGCGCCTGCACGTGATGGAGGAGCTGCCCGTCCGCACCTCCGGCAAGGTGGACAAGAAGGCCCTGCCGTGGCCGCTGCCCGCCTCCGCCGAGGTCGCCGGCATGACGGAGACCGAGGCCTGGCTGGCCGGGGTGTGGCTCGACGTGCTGGGCATGCCGGTGGAGTCGCGCGACGCCGACTTCTTCGCCCTCGGCGGTTCCTCGCTCGCCGCCGCCACGCTGGTGGCGCGGCTGCGCGAGCGCGTACCCACCATCGCGGTGCGCGACCTCTACGACCACCCCCGCCTCGAGGCGCTGGCCACCTTCATCGATTCGCTCGGCGCCCCGGCGCAGACCGCCCGGGAGCGCCGCGTCGCCCCCGTCGGCGCGGGCACCCGCCTCGCGCAGACCCTCATCCAGGTGCCGGTGATGACGCTGCAGGCCGCCACCTACGTCACGTGGTGGGCGATCGTGGCCACGGCGCTGGGGTGGCTCCGCCTCGATTGGGTTGCCCTCGCCGTGGCCTTCGTCGTGCTGTGCACCCCGCTGGGGCGCCTGCACATCGGCCCGCTCGGCGCGAGGCTGATCCGCGGGCGCATCGCCCCGGGAGACTACCCGCGCGGCGGCGTGACGCACATGCGCCTGTGGGCCGCCGAGCGCTGGATCCAGGCCTCCGGCGCGCTCAGCATTTCGGGCTCGACGTGGGTGGCGTACGTGGCGCGCCTGCTCGGCGCGACCGTGGGCCGGGGCGTCGACGTGCACACGCTGCCGCCGACGACCGGCCTGCTCACCCTCGGCGCGGGGGCGGCCATCGAGCCGGAGGTGGACCTGTCCGGCTACTGGCTCGACGGCGACACCCTGCGCGTCGGGGCGATCTCCATCGGCGCCGACGCGCGCGTCGGGGCGCGCTCGACGCTGCTGCCGGGCACGCGCATCCACGTCGGCGCGCACGTCGAGGCCGCCTCGACCGTCACCGGCGACAAGCCGGTGAAGAAGAACGCGCGTTGGGCCGGCTCGCCCGCGCGCAAGGTGGGCCGCTCGAAGCACCGCTTCCCCGACCACCGGCCCTCGCGGCGCCCCTGGTGGGTGTGGGCCTACGGCCTCACGGCGCTCGGCTTGGCGCTGCTGCCCGTCGCCGCCGGCGCCCTCGGCGTCGCGGCCGTGCTCGCGCTCATCGCCGTCACGGGCGGGCACCCGGCCGTCGGTGCGCTCCTGTTCGCGCCGGTGGGAGGGGTGGTCTGCCTCGGGGCGTCGATAGTATTCACGTGGTGTGGCGTGCGCGTGCTCTCGCGCGGCATCCACCCCGGCGTCGCCCCCGTGCGCTCCGTCCAGGGTTGGAAGCTGTGGACCATCACGCGCTTGCTTGACGACGCCCGAACGCGCCTCTTCCCCCTCTACGCCGGCGCCCTGACGCCCGCGTGGCTGCGCTCCCTCGGCGCCACGGTCGGGCGCGACGTAGAGATCTCCACCGCCGTCATGGTGCCCGTCCTGACCACTGTGAAGGACGGCGCCTTCCTCGCCGACGACACCCTCGTGGGCACCTACGAGCTCGGCCACGGCTGGGTGCGCACCGCCGAAACCACCGTGGGCAAGCGCGCCTTCGTGGGCAACTCCGGCATCACCGGCCCGGGCCGCAAACTGGCCAAGAACTCGCTGGTGGCGGTGCTGTCGTCGGCACCGAAGAAGTCAAAGGCCGGCTCGAACTGGTGGGGCTCTCCGCCCGAGCGGATGCGCCGCGTCGAGGTCGAAGCCGACGGCGGCGAGGCGCTGACGTACCGGCCGAGCGCGAGCGTGAAACGCAAGCGCGGCGTCGTGGAGACGATGCGCCTGCTCGCCCCCATGGGCCACGCCATGATCGTCGCGGCCTTCCTCGTCGGAGTGTACTACGCGCTGGTCCACCTCGGTTTCTGGGCGTACGCCCTCGGCGGCCTCATCTTCATGGCGTGCGGCGCCGCCGCCGTCGCCATGGCGTGCGTGGCCAAGTGGGTGTGCGTGGGCGCGCACCGGCCCGGCGATCACCCCCTCTACAGCTGGTTCGTCTGGCTCAACGAGCTCCAAGACCAGTTCATTGAGCTCGTCGCCGCGCCGTGGTTTTTCAACCACGCCTACGGCACCGGCGAGATGAACATGGCCCTGCGCGCCCTCGGCGTCCGCGTCGGCCGCGGCGCGTGGATCGAGTCCTACTGGTTCCCGGAAACCGACCTCTGCAGCGTCGGTGCCGGCGCCAGCGTCGGCCCCGGCACCGTCGTGCAGACGCACCTGTTCCAGGACCGCGTCATGAGCCTCGACACCGTCACCGTCGCCGAGGGCGCCACGCTCGCGGCGCACTCCGTCGCCCTGCCCGCCTCCACGATCGGCGCCGGCGCCACCGTGCGCCCCGGCTCCCTGCTCATGCGCGGCGACCAGGTCCCCGCGGGCACGCAGTGGCAGGGCAACCCCATCGAGCCGGTGTAG
- a CDS encoding MarR family winged helix-turn-helix transcriptional regulator, producing the protein MASFVELPSALTKSPSFQIERVRRHTKDEVERALAAHDSTMREFWILTCVNEQPYSQTQLSELLAIDASDMVRLIDSLEGHGWVTRDRDPKDRRRQIITPTKKGTKAQAELAAQVADAEDRALDASTHKQLKSLKKLSKAILQDQDAE; encoded by the coding sequence ATGGCCTCTTTTGTCGAGCTCCCCTCCGCGCTGACCAAGTCCCCGTCCTTCCAAATCGAGAGGGTCCGCCGCCACACGAAGGACGAGGTGGAACGCGCGCTGGCGGCGCACGACTCCACGATGCGCGAGTTCTGGATCCTCACCTGCGTCAACGAGCAGCCCTACTCGCAGACGCAGCTGTCGGAGCTGCTCGCCATTGACGCCTCGGACATGGTCCGCCTCATCGACTCGCTGGAAGGCCACGGCTGGGTCACGCGCGACCGGGACCCCAAGGACCGGCGCCGGCAGATCATCACCCCGACGAAAAAGGGCACGAAGGCGCAGGCGGAGCTCGCCGCCCAGGTAGCCGACGCCGAGGACCGCGCGCTCGACGCGAGCACGCACAAGCAGCTCAAGAGCCTGAAGAAGCTGTCGAAGGCGATCCTTCAGGACCAGGACGCCGAGTAG
- a CDS encoding rhodanese-like domain-containing protein: MRTVTVNEVPSDAQLIDVREPEEYAEVHAANAVNIPLSELTTRYQEINPDREIYVICRSGGRSAQACEYFERALGWEEPINVEGGTIAWQEAHLPTA; encoded by the coding sequence ATGCGAACCGTCACAGTGAACGAAGTCCCCTCCGACGCCCAGCTCATCGACGTCCGGGAGCCCGAAGAGTACGCCGAGGTCCACGCTGCGAACGCGGTGAACATCCCGCTGAGCGAGCTGACCACCCGCTACCAGGAGATCAACCCGGACCGCGAGATCTACGTCATCTGCCGCTCGGGCGGCCGCTCCGCGCAGGCCTGCGAGTACTTCGAGCGCGCGCTCGGTTGGGAGGAGCCCATCAACGTCGAGGGCGGCACGATCGCGTGGCAGGAGGCACACCTGCCGACGGCATAG
- a CDS encoding HNH endonuclease signature motif containing protein → MDTPPTTVSRDSAPAHIAHTIEKGFGVFSRRKAQILYAIALFDVLGLAPQFGAQTTALWLVRSIAVPNSTAHEYVRVARAMLRFEVMAQAFLEGRTNYSKVRLILPPLTKDNEAELVELACTMTFHELEIALLQFRQPAQKATRTSYVRLKAAPDGRIKLWADFNAAEGARVMAAMKVGELAWHDVNWASLAGNDATVDPERIDAEIDRQDKKTRGCSGFGLPIGEVLVSAFMGMVNMTLSRPRNPLRAPGAHVNVVMTTDGKAYLPYNPGAPSKAVKNFLANAHYRLNRVDDTGLVLNSGRAFRLASDAQVNALMLMWRHQCAMPGCSHTRFIEMHHVRDWADGGPTDLDNLLPLCSACHSLVSDNHITILRDGGDFHFLGPGGVRYVSTDRGLPVRNDDARTLEEFNELSWV, encoded by the coding sequence ATGGACACACCACCGACCACCGTCAGCAGGGACAGCGCACCCGCACATATCGCGCACACCATCGAAAAAGGGTTCGGCGTATTCTCGCGCCGCAAGGCGCAGATACTCTACGCCATCGCACTTTTCGACGTCCTCGGGCTCGCACCCCAGTTCGGCGCACAAACTACCGCACTGTGGCTGGTCCGGAGCATCGCGGTACCGAACTCCACCGCCCACGAATACGTCAGGGTTGCCCGCGCAATGCTGCGCTTCGAGGTGATGGCACAAGCATTCTTGGAAGGGCGAACAAACTACTCCAAGGTCAGACTGATACTGCCGCCGCTCACCAAGGACAACGAGGCCGAGTTGGTAGAGCTGGCCTGCACCATGACGTTCCACGAGTTGGAGATCGCGCTGCTGCAATTCCGCCAGCCGGCGCAGAAAGCGACGAGGACGTCCTACGTGCGTCTGAAAGCCGCGCCGGATGGGCGTATAAAGCTGTGGGCGGACTTCAACGCGGCGGAAGGCGCGCGTGTGATGGCGGCGATGAAGGTCGGGGAACTCGCCTGGCACGACGTCAACTGGGCATCCTTGGCGGGCAACGACGCGACGGTGGATCCGGAGCGTATCGACGCTGAAATAGACCGCCAGGATAAGAAAACACGCGGCTGTTCCGGTTTCGGCCTGCCCATCGGGGAGGTGTTGGTTAGCGCGTTTATGGGCATGGTGAATATGACGTTGTCGCGGCCGCGTAACCCGTTGCGCGCACCGGGGGCGCACGTCAACGTCGTCATGACCACCGACGGCAAAGCCTACCTGCCCTACAACCCTGGTGCGCCCTCAAAGGCGGTGAAAAACTTCCTCGCCAACGCCCACTACCGGCTCAACAGGGTCGACGACACAGGGCTGGTGCTCAACAGTGGGCGCGCATTTCGGCTTGCCTCCGACGCCCAGGTCAACGCGCTGATGCTCATGTGGCGTCACCAGTGCGCGATGCCCGGGTGTAGTCACACGCGCTTTATAGAAATGCACCACGTCCGTGACTGGGCGGACGGCGGGCCGACAGACCTGGACAACTTGCTGCCGTTGTGTTCGGCGTGCCACAGCCTCGTCAGCGACAACCACATCACCATTTTGCGCGACGGTGGGGACTTTCATTTCCTGGGCCCGGGTGGGGTGCGCTACGTCAGCACAGACCGCGGGCTGCCCGTGCGCAACGACGACGCCCGGACGCTGGAAGAGTTCAACGAGCTCAGCTGGGTCTAG
- a CDS encoding inorganic diphosphatase, with translation MSDKAIEVIIEIPKGSRNKYEVDHETGRVYLDRYLFTPMAYPADYGFIEHTLADDGDPLDALVITPEPVFPGVTVIARPIGVFKMTDEAGGDDKLLCVLDDVRYESIQDIDDISDFTKDEIEHFFVHYKDLEPNKEVSGSGWGNREEAERILRESQENYTK, from the coding sequence ATGAGCGACAAGGCCATCGAAGTCATCATCGAGATCCCGAAGGGCTCCCGCAACAAGTACGAGGTCGACCACGAAACGGGCCGCGTCTACCTCGACCGTTACCTGTTCACCCCGATGGCCTACCCGGCCGACTACGGCTTCATCGAGCACACGCTTGCCGACGACGGCGACCCCCTCGACGCCCTCGTCATCACGCCTGAGCCCGTCTTCCCGGGCGTGACCGTCATCGCGCGCCCCATCGGCGTGTTCAAGATGACCGACGAGGCCGGCGGCGACGACAAGCTCCTCTGCGTCCTCGACGATGTGCGCTACGAGTCCATCCAGGACATCGACGACATCAGCGACTTCACCAAGGACGAGATCGAGCACTTCTTCGTCCACTACAAGGACTTGGAGCCGAACAAGGAGGTGTCCGGCTCCGGCTGGGGCAACCGCGAGGAGGCTGAGCGCATCCTCCGCGAGTCCCAGGAAAACTACACGAAGTAG
- the dacB gene encoding D-alanyl-D-alanine carboxypeptidase/D-alanyl-D-alanine-endopeptidase — MKVWTWAVGAAAVISVGAVAGIGVSAQQQRAELTHAPAFELTAPAPIVEPASPSPIDATTRAAEIARLAADPALGTFHARISSADTGEVIFDQLSADPLRPASTTKVLTAAAALLELGPADTITTDVVAGKTPGQVVIKAAGDVWFDEETLDRLAAEIGSADAVYVDTSAWPGETLLPGWDPVDIDAGFVAPLEPIMLHGGRIGATEGDVPRSHTPALDVARALAERLGADVADYGAAPAGAQVLASAESPDLTARLKAMMKDSDNVMAEAIGREVAAHRGAASPQATLDALAERGYDTTAVTLADGSGLSTFNLIPPRLLDELLVDAARAEPLRPLLSTLPVAHGEGTLAERYADLPGRGWVRAKTGTLDSTSALAGTVTSREGNVYTFAFISNGSDILAARRALDELASVLREF; from the coding sequence ATGAAGGTATGGACATGGGCAGTCGGCGCCGCCGCCGTGATCAGCGTCGGCGCGGTCGCAGGGATTGGGGTTTCCGCGCAGCAGCAGCGCGCCGAGCTCACGCACGCGCCCGCGTTCGAGCTCACGGCCCCCGCCCCCATCGTCGAGCCCGCGAGCCCGTCGCCTATCGACGCCACCACCCGCGCCGCGGAGATCGCCCGCCTCGCCGCCGACCCCGCGCTGGGCACCTTCCACGCGAGGATCTCCTCCGCGGATACCGGCGAGGTCATCTTTGACCAGCTCTCCGCCGACCCCCTGCGCCCAGCGTCGACGACGAAGGTGCTCACCGCCGCCGCCGCGCTGCTGGAGCTGGGCCCCGCCGACACCATCACCACGGACGTCGTCGCGGGTAAAACCCCCGGCCAGGTCGTGATCAAGGCGGCCGGCGACGTGTGGTTCGATGAGGAAACACTCGATCGGCTCGCCGCCGAGATCGGCAGCGCCGACGCCGTCTACGTGGACACCTCCGCCTGGCCGGGGGAGACGCTGCTGCCGGGGTGGGACCCCGTCGACATCGACGCCGGGTTCGTCGCCCCGCTCGAGCCGATCATGCTCCACGGCGGGCGCATCGGCGCCACCGAGGGAGACGTCCCGCGCTCGCACACCCCCGCCCTCGACGTCGCGCGCGCGCTCGCCGAGCGCCTCGGCGCCGACGTCGCCGACTACGGCGCCGCACCCGCGGGGGCACAGGTCCTCGCCAGCGCCGAATCGCCCGACCTGACCGCCCGCCTGAAGGCCATGATGAAAGACTCGGACAACGTCATGGCCGAGGCCATCGGCCGCGAAGTCGCCGCCCACCGCGGCGCGGCCAGCCCGCAGGCCACCCTCGACGCGCTCGCCGAGCGCGGCTACGACACCACCGCCGTCACGCTCGCCGACGGCTCCGGCCTGTCCACCTTCAACCTCATCCCGCCGCGGCTGCTCGATGAGCTGCTTGTCGACGCCGCACGGGCCGAACCCCTCCGCCCCCTGCTGTCCACCCTGCCCGTCGCCCACGGCGAAGGAACGCTCGCCGAGCGCTACGCCGACCTGCCCGGGCGCGGCTGGGTGCGCGCCAAGACGGGCACCCTCGACTCCACCTCCGCGCTGGCCGGCACCGTGACCAGCCGCGAAGGCAACGTGTACACCTTCGCCTTCATCTCCAACGGCAGCGACATCCTCGCCGCGCGCCGCGCCCTCGACGAGCTGGCCTCCGTGCTGCGGGAGTTCTAA
- the tilS gene encoding tRNA lysidine(34) synthetase TilS → MRPFWPRRSPHFAACRHAVRPFDGPAVIGLSGGPDSLALAAAAAAEAKDAVAVVVDHGLQPGSADIAQRAAEQARAWGLEAQVVRVDVAPGNLEAQARRARYAALRAAGREVWVAHTAEDQAETLLLGALRGNPSGMAPREGGVARPFLTLRRADTLGACAELGVEPWHDPMNADASFRRVRVRREVIPQLCELIGGDAVPALATTAARIAQGRELVASISEGAPTDDCAELARDPAPVRRRRLVAWLAGHGVAPGGAQLEDIDALVVRWKGQGPVTLAGGRSVRRVAGRLVVT, encoded by the coding sequence ATGCGCCCGTTCTGGCCGCGCCGCTCGCCGCACTTCGCGGCGTGCCGGCACGCCGTGCGCCCCTTCGACGGGCCCGCCGTCATCGGCCTGTCCGGCGGGCCGGACTCCCTGGCGCTCGCCGCGGCCGCCGCCGCGGAGGCGAAAGACGCCGTGGCGGTCGTCGTCGACCACGGCCTGCAGCCCGGCTCCGCCGATATCGCCCAGCGCGCCGCCGAGCAGGCCCGCGCCTGGGGGCTCGAGGCGCAGGTCGTGCGCGTCGACGTCGCGCCGGGCAACCTCGAGGCGCAGGCCCGGCGGGCCCGCTACGCCGCGCTGCGCGCCGCCGGCCGGGAGGTGTGGGTCGCCCACACCGCCGAGGACCAGGCCGAAACGCTCCTGCTCGGGGCCCTACGCGGCAACCCCTCCGGCATGGCGCCGCGCGAGGGTGGCGTCGCGCGGCCCTTCCTTACGCTGCGCCGCGCCGACACGCTCGGCGCATGCGCGGAGCTCGGGGTCGAGCCCTGGCACGACCCCATGAACGCCGACGCCTCCTTTCGCCGGGTGCGCGTGCGGCGCGAGGTGATCCCGCAGCTGTGCGAACTGATCGGCGGCGATGCGGTGCCCGCGCTGGCGACAACAGCCGCGCGGATTGCGCAGGGGCGGGAGCTTGTGGCGTCGATAAGCGAGGGTGCCCCAACCGACGACTGCGCCGAGCTCGCGCGCGACCCGGCGCCGGTGCGGCGGCGCCGCCTCGTCGCGTGGCTGGCCGGGCACGGCGTGGCTCCGGGCGGGGCGCAGCTCGAAGACATTGACGCGCTCGTCGTGCGGTGGAAGGGTCAAGGGCCGGTCACCCTGGCCGGCGGGCGCAGCGTGCGCAGGGTCGCGGGCAGGCTCGTGGTCACCTGA
- the hpt gene encoding hypoxanthine phosphoribosyltransferase — translation MHDTKNFDVPANPYGEDVEAILISEEELQTRIQQLADMVSEKYRGAEQELILVCVLKGAVFFLTDFARRLDIPCQLEFMAVSSYGNSTTSSGIVRILKDLDRDIQGRDVLIVEDIIDSGLTLSWLMKNLRGRQPRSLNVITLLRKPEVQTAQIDLLDIGFNIPNEFVVGYGLDYAERYRDLPYVGTLHPRVYGGVVEDAVEADVRASEI, via the coding sequence CTGCACGATACGAAGAACTTCGACGTCCCCGCCAACCCGTACGGCGAGGACGTGGAGGCGATCCTCATCAGCGAGGAGGAGCTGCAGACACGGATCCAGCAGTTGGCGGACATGGTCTCTGAGAAGTACCGCGGCGCTGAGCAGGAACTCATCCTCGTCTGCGTGCTCAAGGGCGCTGTGTTCTTCCTGACGGATTTCGCGCGCCGCCTCGACATCCCGTGCCAGCTGGAGTTCATGGCGGTGTCCTCGTACGGCAACTCCACCACCAGCTCGGGCATCGTGCGCATCCTCAAGGACCTCGACCGGGATATCCAGGGCCGCGACGTGCTCATCGTGGAGGACATCATCGACTCTGGGTTGACGCTGTCCTGGTTGATGAAGAACCTGCGCGGGCGCCAACCCCGCTCTCTTAATGTGATCACCCTGCTGCGCAAGCCCGAGGTGCAGACAGCGCAGATTGATCTGCTGGACATCGGCTTTAACATCCCGAACGAGTTCGTCGTTGGCTACGGCCTGGACTACGCGGAGCGCTACCGCGACCTGCCGTACGTGGGCACGCTCCACCCGCGCGTCTACGGCGGGGTGGTCGAAGACGCCGTCGAGGCGGACGTGCGGGCCAGCGAGATCTAG